AAACGATGGCGTCCAGCTAAACGAAGCCGTTCCGTTTCCGTTATCAGTATATGTCGCACCGGTCGGAAGCGCAGATGATGTAAGCGCAGGAATTGTGCCATCCAGATCACTTGCACTAACAGCGAATGCGAGTAGGATGTTTTCAGTCGTATTCTTGGCTCCGATTGCCGCGAGAACCGGCGATTGATTTATGTTCGCGACAGTGATACTTACAATCTCCGAATCAATATCAGCCGTGACCGCATCAGCGGCATAGAACGTAACACTATATCCGCCAGCCTGGGTAAAGTCCGGATTAAATGCAAAACTTCCGGTTCCATTGGCGTTGTCAATAAATGTCGCATTGGGCGGCAGTACCGATGTGGACAGAACGGGAATTGTCGCATCGATATCGCTTGAGGTCACGCCAAAATTCAGGGCCTGACCTTCATCGACATTTTTGGCTCCGATTGCAGCAAGTACCGGCGGGGCTGTCTGCGCTGTGGCTCCTGCAGCGAGAAGCGCGGAGACAAGCAGTGCGAATAATATCTTTTTCATATTCATAGTTTCGTTTCCTCCAACGCCTCTATTTCAGCAAGAGCATCTTTTTTGTTTGACTTACTTCCCCTATCCGCAATCGGTAGAGATATATTCCTGTCGCCACCCGAGCCCCATCGCTCGATGTTGCGTTCCATTCAACCTGGTGTTCACCCGGCTGTAATTCCTCGTTCAGCAATGTGTTGACCTGTTGTCCGAGTACATTGAAGATTTCCAAAGACACTTTCTGTGTTTTGGTTCCCCCAGAAGAACGAGGCACCGTGAACTCGATCGTTGTTGTCGGATTAAATGGATTCGGATAGTTCTGTTTTAGAAGGAAACTGACCGGTAGCGGGGCATCGACACCCTGTACGCCCACCGATGTTGCCGTGCCGGTCGAAAGAAGCGCCTGGCTCAATCGAAGCACCGATTTATCGCCGGATTGGATATCGTCTTTTGCCGTAATCGGTATCTCAACCAAATCGGCAAACCCGGGCTGGAGCAATCCGGACTCACTCGATGACCGGTCTAATGTATAAAGTATCATACGAAGGCTGCCGCGGCCATCATCTTTGTACTGTAAAACGAAGTTGTCGGCATCAGTGCTAATTTTTGGCTGACCAACAGTCACAGCCGCCGGGTCATAGGCAACTTCAAGCTGTACACCGGCAATTTTGTGATGCAACTCGGTTTTAATGGTCATCATTTCGGTTGTGCCGTATGGAATGTTATCGTATGCCAGAGAGACGACGGCATCCGGGCCCGGCTCAGGAATGCTGGGACTTGGCGAGATTGGCGATCCGTATATAAAGTTTATATCTCCGACCAAATCAAACACATTCACCGAATCGTTGGTGATAATATCCGCGGTCGAAAACTGCCGCGGAGTCAAACCGAAATTGCCAATGATATACGCGACAATATTGACCACATCAGCCACATTGATTCGCCTGTCAAGATTCACATCGCCAGGATTGTCGATATCGATGATTCCTGAATCAGTCTTGAGCGTGTCAGAAGCGACATTTGGATTAGGGTCAATCGATTCAAAGGCGCTGTCGAGATGTATCGGATAGCGCTGCCATGGAATCGCGCTTGAATCTATCGAGAAGACCGCATATAAAATCGCCGTACTGGTGTCTGAAACGACAGGCTCATTATTAAGCCCGAAAGACAACACTTTCACTCTGCCGGGTGTATTTCCGATATTGTCATAGACAACATAGTCTGGGATTCGGCCTGTCACGACAAACGAATCAAGAGTGACTACATCAAGCGGGTGTCTGAGATTAAACTGAATACCATACACGGTCTTATTCGTAATAAGATTTATCGGGAACATGACGCCCTTAGCGCCCCTGAGTCCGCCAACCGGTTTTTGATTGGCCGCCGATGTCGAAAAGAGTTTGTCGACCGGAAGCGCGCTCACTTGAATCGTCGCCGCTGTATTGGTGGTTCCTCCGCTGTTGACTGCCGAAAAGTTCACGACAAATGTCCCGACTTGGCCGATATTCGGCGTAAAGCTGAATATTCCGCTCACCGGGCTCGGACCAAGAATTGGATTTGTCGGCGCAAAAGCCCCGTTCTGCGGAATATTGCTTGCACGGAGAGTTATGTTTCCATTGGCGGCTTGGCCGGTAGCAGTAACCGTAAAGCTGACCGCTTGTCCTTCTGTCGTTACATATGCTGGACCCACAGGAGAAAAGCTGATTGTAGGGACACTAACTGGAGGTGGTGTGCCGCTTACTGTAATTGTCTTGCTTGCTGAGTCTGATTGAACTCCCTTCCACGCTTTGAGCTTGAAAGTACTGGTCGCCACTAACGAAGTTGGCAGGCTGGATGTCAAAGTCGTCGAGGAAAGGATATAAACACCATCTTTATAAAGTTGCAGCGAGTCGCCATTAGTTACAGTCCAATTGAGATTAAAAAATTCGCCGGGCGCGACTGTTGACTTGCTCGCACTAAGGACAATAGTCGGTTTAGGCGGAGTCGTGTCAGTGATAAACCGCATCAACCCTGTGAATTGAGAAGGAAACACAAGATTATCAATCGGTTCAGTAACACCCAGCGGCGTCCAGACTTCATTCAACTGCCCCGCATTACATCCGCCAAAACAGGTGCGGATCGGAAGTCCGCTTGAGGTATCAACAATACAAATATCTTCTCTAAGCAGGAAGAATCGCGCCGTATCCCGAAGATGTACCAATGTCGGTTTCGCGATAAACTTTATATAGAAGATTACACTTCCTGCCGCATCGGCGGCTAGGGTATCTGCAAATTTTGGAGGATCGTCTACCGGAAGAGGCGGGAGCAAGGTAACTGAAATTGAGTTCAAGCGCCGGTTGTCAGTATTCGGATTGACTGGAGTTGTGTCATTTGTAAGATATACTCCGCTAAAATCCGAACTGTTAAGCGCGGACGCCAGCCGCCCCGCAGGAATCATATCAAGAAAATAGGTTGTGTCCCCACTAATTGGGTTTATGTCAAGAATCTCGACCAAATCCAGCTTTGATGTGTCAAACCGAATAAAGAAACGAAACGCGGTAACTGCCGAATCGTTGTCCAAAGAGAACGGCATAAGCACCGTATCGCCTGGCGAACCTCTGAAATCTAAAATACGCATCGATTCTTTTGGCGATGGGGTCAGATCAGCGCAAGACTGCGCCTTCACCGATTGATTCCAAAACAACGCGAACAACAGACACAGTATAGGAATCTTCAATAATCGCATCGTTACCTCTATATGGTATAAAATAATATTCTTCTCAGTCACATTCCCTCTCATCTT
This genomic interval from Candidatus Zixiibacteriota bacterium contains the following:
- a CDS encoding FlgD immunoglobulin-like domain containing protein is translated as MKAQSCADLTPSPKESMRILDFRGSPGDTVLMPFSLDNDSAVTAFRFFIRFDTSKLDLVEILDINPISGDTTYFLDMIPAGRLASALNSSDFSGVYLTNDTTPVNPNTDNRRLNSISVTLLPPLPVDDPPKFADTLAADAAGSVIFYIKFIAKPTLVHLRDTARFFLLREDICIVDTSSGLPIRTCFGGCNAGQLNEVWTPLGVTEPIDNLVFPSQFTGLMRFITDTTPPKPTIVLSASKSTVAPGEFFNLNWTVTNGDSLQLYKDGVYILSSTTLTSSLPTSLVATSTFKLKAWKGVQSDSASKTITVSGTPPPVSVPTISFSPVGPAYVTTEGQAVSFTVTATGQAANGNITLRASNIPQNGAFAPTNPILGPSPVSGIFSFTPNIGQVGTFVVNFSAVNSGGTTNTAATIQVSALPVDKLFSTSAANQKPVGGLRGAKGVMFPINLITNKTVYGIQFNLRHPLDVVTLDSFVVTGRIPDYVVYDNIGNTPGRVKVLSFGLNNEPVVSDTSTAILYAVFSIDSSAIPWQRYPIHLDSAFESIDPNPNVASDTLKTDSGIIDIDNPGDVNLDRRINVADVVNIVAYIIGNFGLTPRQFSTADIITNDSVNVFDLVGDINFIYGSPISPSPSIPEPGPDAVVSLAYDNIPYGTTEMMTIKTELHHKIAGVQLEVAYDPAAVTVGQPKISTDADNFVLQYKDDGRGSLRMILYTLDRSSSESGLLQPGFADLVEIPITAKDDIQSGDKSVLRLSQALLSTGTATSVGVQGVDAPLPVSFLLKQNYPNPFNPTTTIEFTVPRSSGGTKTQKVSLEIFNVLGQQVNTLLNEELQPGEHQVEWNATSSDGARVATGIYLYRLRIGEVSQTKKMLLLK
- a CDS encoding Ig-like domain-containing protein codes for the protein MKKILFALLVSALLAAGATAQTAPPVLAAIGAKNVDEGQALNFGVTSSDIDATIPVLSTSVLPPNATFIDNANGTGSFAFNPDFTQAGGYSVTFYAADAVTADIDSEIVSITVANINQSPVLAAIGAKNTTENILLAFAVSASDLDGTIPALTSSALPTGATYTDNGNGTASFSWTPSF